The DNA region CTTCATTATGGAGATATGACAGATTCCTCTAACCTAAACCGAATTTTAGAAAAAATCCAACCATCAGAGATCTATAACTTGGCGGCTCAGTCCCATGTGCAGGTTTCTTTTGAGGTTCCAGAATATACTGCCGAAGTGGATGCTGTTGGGACCTTGCGAATTTTAGATGCCATCAAACAAACAGGAATCAAATCTCGTTTTTACCAAGCCTCCACATCGGAACTTTACGGCCTTGTCCAAGAAGTTCCACAAACAGAAAAAACACCATTTTACCCACGTTCTCCTTATGCCGTAGCAAAACTATATGCATATTGGGCCGTTGTAAACTATAGAGAAGCGTACGGTTTGCACGCATCAAACGGAATTCTTTTCAATCATGAATCTCCAAGACGTGGAGAAACCTTTGTGACTAGAAAAATCACTCTTGGTGTTTCTGCTGTCAAAGCAGGAAAACTTCCTTACATCACAATGGGAAACATTGATTCCAAACGTGACTGGGGATATGCTCCAGACTACGTCGAAATGATGTGGATGATGTTACAACAAGACAAAGCAGATGACTATGTAGTTGCGACAAACGAAACACATACAGTTCGTGAGTTCATTGAAGAGTCTTATAAAATTGCCGGATTTGAAGTGGTTTGGGAAGGGAAAGATGACAAGGAAGTAGGTAAGGATAAAAAATCTGGCCAAGTCCTTGTAAAAATTGATCCAAAATACTACAGACCGACGGAAGTAGAACTTCTGATTGGAAACCCAGAAAAAGCAAAACGTCAGTTAGGTTGGGAACCAAAAGTTAAGTTTAAAGAATTGGTTCAAATCATGATGAAAGCTGATTTGAAAGACCAAGGATTTTAGGCTTCACCACAAATACACAACTTAAGATTGGTAAATCCTGTCTTAAGTTGTAATTCCGAGAGCTTTGTACCTGTTTACAAACTCTTGGTTGGGAACTTGCGGATGGCCTTCCCTTTGTAATTCGGGAAGGAGTCCTTCTACAAAATACATTTTTATATTCCCCTTATGTTTAGCAGGAACTTCCCCTCTATACTCACATTGGAAAAAATCTTTGACCAGTTCATAAGTTGATGAGGAAATATTAATTTTTCCTGTCATTCCAGAAGATTCACACCGACTGGCAGTATTCACAGTATCACTCCAAACATCGTAAGCAAATTTTTTATCCCCAATCACTCCCGCAATCAGTTCCCCTGAATGAATTCCTAGTCGGAGTTGCCAATAGGGTAAACCTTGCGCGGTTTTAATTTCCTTCATTTGGTTCATAAATGCTTGGATTTCCAGTGCTGCTAAAACACTATCGATGGCATGTGTAAGATTGGTTTTGGGAATCCCACCAACAAACATATAACTATCACCAATGGTTTTTAATTTTTCGAGTTTATGACGTTCCATAAGGCTATCAAAATAAGAAAAACAACGATCGAGTTCTTCCACAAGTTCTGTTGGTGACAATGTCTCTGCAATTTTTGTAAACCCTTCAAAATCAGTAAAACAAACTGTTGCTGATGAATAATGTTTTGGTTTACTCACGCCATTTTGTTTTAATTCTCTTGCAACTTCCAATGGTAGAACATTGAGTAATAAACTTTCGGACTTTTGGTGTTCTGAGATGAGTTTGTCTTCAGCCCGATTGACTGCTTTTACAAACTGATTGATTAAAAGAATAAAAAAGATAACAAGTAATATGAGTGGAGGCATTAAAAAATCCGCTGGTACAACCCACTTCGGTGGACCAAAAATACCTTCTCCACCCATCACTCGATAGTAGTATTGTGAACTTAAAAATAAAAATGCAGATACACTCACAAAGAACCATCTGAGTTTAATATTTTGCCTAGGAATCATTAAAAAAGGAATCACTGCAAAAAGTAAAAATCCTAGAGGTGCTGGATCATCAGCCTGAGATAAACTAAGTATAGTTATATGGAAATTACTCGCAAGTAGTGCAAAAACAGCACTCATTGCATAATTTCCTTTATATAAAAGAAAACGAGAATATCCTAATGGTAAAACAAAAATCAAATAAGAAGCAAAAGAGATTAAATGAGTTTCGGGAGGTTCCGTAAAATAAATCACCGGCAGTAATAACGTGGGAATAAAAAACATAATTGTTTGAAAAGTGGCATTCACTCGCAAAGCACGAGCACTTTCATCACTTAGCCCTTTCGTTAGATGGGCAAGTTGTAACCGGTTTAGGATTTTTTGAATGCGTTTGGACATAACGGGAAATTAAAAATTGATAGAATTGAAAATCAATTCAAATTGTTTTGACTCGAATTTAGTTTAATCTAGAATGTTAGGGGTAAATAAATAACCCAATCGGAATCTTCTCCCAGATTGGGCTAGGTAGGTGTTTAAAAAAAATTAGATTGGTTACAGGCCGAAAAACTGATCCAACATCAACTTCTTCAAAGTTTCTTTTAGTTTGTCTTGGATGTTGACAATCTTCACTGTCATTTTCTTTTCATCGGCTTTGTTTTTGAAAGAGAGGAGACGAGAAATCCCAAGGGAACTCACGATCACCACTTTCTCTAAGTCTAAATAAATCTCTTGAACGTTCTTTTCTAAAATTTCTGCCAAAATTTCACGGAGTTCTGGTGCATTCCCATCCAGAATTTGATCCATAAAACGAACACGGATCGCATTTCCTTTTTCTTCGACTAGTATCTTATCACTCATATTTTGTTTGCCTCTAACGTAAGTCAGGAGACAAAGTTGGCAAGAAGTTATTTCAGTTTCTTGAGCTTATTCTCCATGTTAGCCTTTTTATGATAGAATTGGACGAGTTTTTCTAGCTCTGCCATGTCAGAACAAACAATTTTTCCCATATCTAATCGAATAAATTTATTATTCTTCATGATATCGGAGATGATCAGTTCGTCTTTTGGATCGGTGAGACCAACCATCTTGAGAAGGTCTTTGGTTCCAATTTCAAAATTATATGCTTGTTTGGGAGCTACTTTGATCCGATTTTTTTCAGCCAAAGTCATTAGGGTATCTACGATACGGCCTTGTGGGTCTTTTAGGAGTAGGTTCGCAAGTTGTTTGTAGGCAATCCAAATCCGTTCAGACAAAAGAGTGATGAGGCGAGTGGCGAGTTGTGGTTGGGCTTTCACCATTCCTTCAAAGTTGGCTTTGTTGATGGCAAGTAGTTCGACATCGCCCGCTGCCACAGCAGAAGCAGAGCGAGGTTTATTGTCTAGGATGGCCATCTCGCCGAAGATATCTCCCGCTTGGAGAACCGCGAGCATCACTTCGTTTTGGTTTACAATTTTGGAAATTTTTACTTTTCCACTTTGTAAGATGAACAATTCCTTACCTGGTTCGTGTTCACAAAAGATCATCTCACTATCTTTGTAGTTTCGATTGAATTTATTGTAATCAATGGGAGGTGATTGGAATGGCTGGTTGATTGTCTGCAAACGTAGTTTTGCCTGCGGAACAAACTGCCCATTGGGAAGGTGTTTTAAATAACTTTGGTAAGCAAAGGTTGCATGGGACGTATTCTGTTGTTGGAAGTAGTATTCACCGATCTTAAAGAGTTCGTTTGGATCTTCTTCAACAGCATTTCTAAAAGACAATCTTGTGATTGTGGTATCAAATTGACGTAACTTCATGGAGAAGAAACGAATGATATTCATTGCAACGGCAGT from Leptospira noumeaensis includes:
- the gmd gene encoding GDP-mannose 4,6-dehydratase gives rise to the protein MKKALITGITGQDGSYLAELLLQKGYEVHGIVRRTSLFNRNRIEHLHGNQNLHLHYGDMTDSSNLNRILEKIQPSEIYNLAAQSHVQVSFEVPEYTAEVDAVGTLRILDAIKQTGIKSRFYQASTSELYGLVQEVPQTEKTPFYPRSPYAVAKLYAYWAVVNYREAYGLHASNGILFNHESPRRGETFVTRKITLGVSAVKAGKLPYITMGNIDSKRDWGYAPDYVEMMWMMLQQDKADDYVVATNETHTVREFIEESYKIAGFEVVWEGKDDKEVGKDKKSGQVLVKIDPKYYRPTEVELLIGNPEKAKRQLGWEPKVKFKELVQIMMKADLKDQGF
- a CDS encoding adenylate/guanylate cyclase domain-containing protein yields the protein MSKRIQKILNRLQLAHLTKGLSDESARALRVNATFQTIMFFIPTLLLPVIYFTEPPETHLISFASYLIFVLPLGYSRFLLYKGNYAMSAVFALLASNFHITILSLSQADDPAPLGFLLFAVIPFLMIPRQNIKLRWFFVSVSAFLFLSSQYYYRVMGGEGIFGPPKWVVPADFLMPPLILLVIFFILLINQFVKAVNRAEDKLISEHQKSESLLLNVLPLEVARELKQNGVSKPKHYSSATVCFTDFEGFTKIAETLSPTELVEELDRCFSYFDSLMERHKLEKLKTIGDSYMFVGGIPKTNLTHAIDSVLAALEIQAFMNQMKEIKTAQGLPYWQLRLGIHSGELIAGVIGDKKFAYDVWSDTVNTASRCESSGMTGKINISSSTYELVKDFFQCEYRGEVPAKHKGNIKMYFVEGLLPELQREGHPQVPNQEFVNRYKALGITT
- a CDS encoding STAS domain-containing protein gives rise to the protein MSDKILVEEKGNAIRVRFMDQILDGNAPELREILAEILEKNVQEIYLDLEKVVIVSSLGISRLLSFKNKADEKKMTVKIVNIQDKLKETLKKLMLDQFFGL
- a CDS encoding Crp/Fnr family transcriptional regulator, whose protein sequence is MSFFQMVTFPANSYIIVEGKKDANNFYIIREGKVRVTRETAVVGEDPNQVLGPGDFFGVVAAMSQHPQIESATSLTNVSLISVSYDQFGTLIQKSTAVAMNIIRFFSMKLRQFDTTITRLSFRNAVEEDPNELFKIGEYYFQQQNTSHATFAYQSYLKHLPNGQFVPQAKLRLQTINQPFQSPPIDYNKFNRNYKDSEMIFCEHEPGKELFILQSGKVKISKIVNQNEVMLAVLQAGDIFGEMAILDNKPRSASAVAAGDVELLAINKANFEGMVKAQPQLATRLITLLSERIWIAYKQLANLLLKDPQGRIVDTLMTLAEKNRIKVAPKQAYNFEIGTKDLLKMVGLTDPKDELIISDIMKNNKFIRLDMGKIVCSDMAELEKLVQFYHKKANMENKLKKLK